Proteins co-encoded in one Nothobranchius furzeri strain GRZ-AD chromosome 4, NfurGRZ-RIMD1, whole genome shotgun sequence genomic window:
- the LOC107390450 gene encoding uncharacterized protein, whose amino-acid sequence MGQENNTADVESLQKSGRRSGSCLNAFLITSIIVLFALVAALAAFGVMAVKKLQSKLDVPRRVSESELFEKMSGAQQPSVAFNMEKFAYLEAMKSSLKNGTMEWADVKYGVGSSIGSKFVFDSHQMSLKPQQSGVYFMYVEVKITCTSRCNTSVVHLNVSNKLTCDVELPSHKKSVSKKCWTVSTLENEGLITQMRVPDKGFQDWKLDLKNSGLGLFLID is encoded by the exons ATGGGACAAGAAAACAACACAGCAGACGTGGAGTCGCTCCAAAAAAGTGGCCGCCGGAGTGGGAGCTGCCTGAACGCGTTTCTTATCACGTCCATCATTGTTCTGTTTGCATTGGTGGCAGCGCTGGCTGCGTTTGGAGTCATGGCTGTGAAGAAGCTGCAGTCCAAGCTGGACGTCCCTCGGCGCGTCTCCGAGTCGGAATTATTTGAGAAGATGAGCGGAGCACAACAACCTTCTGTTGCATTTAAT ATGGAGAAGTTTGCCTACCTGGAAGCAATGAAAA GCTCCTTGAAGAATGGCACCATGGAGTGGGCTGATGTCAAGTATGGAGTTGGATCCTCTATAGGAAGCAAGTTTGTCTTTGACTCGCATCAGATGTCCTTGAAGCCACAGCAGTCGGGGGTCTACTTCATGTACGTTGAGGTGAAGATCACGTGCACCTCCCGCTGCAACACAAGTGTTGTCCACCTGAACGTGAGCAACAAGCTGACCTGCGATGTGGAGCTGCCTTCACACAAAAAATCGGTGAGCAAGAAGTGCTGGACAGTGAGCACGTTGGAAAACGAAGGACTGATCACCCAAATGAGGGTGCCAGATAAGGGATTTCAGGACTGGAAACTGGACCTGAAGAACTCTGGACTGGGGTTGTTCCTAATAGACTAA